AGTTTGCAGTTAGGATTTGTGTTGGAGTAATTAGATTTAGACTCGTGTGATGActtctttctcatttattttgATGGAATCCGTTCTCATTCCATTCTGCGCGCCTTTTCTTGGAACAGGGTTTCCGGAAGGTTGACCCAGATAAATGGGAATTTGCGAATGAAGGTTTCCTAAGAGGTCAGAAGCACTTGCTTAAAACAATAACTCGGCGAAAACCTGCACACGGACATGGACCTCAGCAATCTCAGCACTCGATTGGGCAGAACTCATCTGTAAGCTCATGTGTTGAAGTTGGCAAGTTTGGTCTCAAAGAAGAGGTCGAGAGGCTTAAACGAGATAAGAACGTCCTTATGCAAGAACTCGTTAGATTAAGACAGCAGCAACAATCCACTGATAACCAACTTCAAACGATGGTCCAGCGTCTCCAGGGCATGGAGAATCGGCAACAACAGTTAATGTCGTTCCTTGCAAAGGCAGTACAAAGCCCTCATTTTCTATCTCAGTTCTTGCAGCAGCAGAACCAGCAAAACGAGGGTAGTAGGCGAATCAGTGATACCAGTAAGAAGCGGAGATTCAAGCGAGATGGCATTGTCAGTAATAATAAGGATTCTGCTTCTCCTGATGGACAGATAGTGAAGTATCAACCTCCAATGCACGAGCAGGCAAAGGCAATGTTTAGTCAGCTTATGAAGATGGAACCTTACAAAGCCGGCGATGATGGTTTCCTTCTAGGTAACGGTACTTCTACTACTACTAGTACAGAAGGAACAGAGATGGAGATTTCAGCGAACAACATAACGGGTATATCTCTTCATGAGATGCCAATAGCTTCTGAGATACAATCGTCATCATCACCAAGTGGAGCAACTCCGGAAAACGTTACAGTAGCTGAGTTTCCAACACCTGACGAAGCAATTCCCTCACCTGATGATCTGTCTCTACCCGAATTTGCTGATATGCTGCAGGAGAATATCGCGGAGGTGCCTCCAGAGAATTTCTTGGAAACAAACATGGAAGATTTGAGTCCTAT
The nucleotide sequence above comes from Brassica napus cultivar Da-Ae chromosome A9, Da-Ae, whole genome shotgun sequence. Encoded proteins:
- the LOC106363154 gene encoding heat stress transcription factor A-1d, with the translated sequence MDRGNSTKGGSVTMESTEIQPSPQPQPVAVLTGNAPPPFLSKTYDMVDDPATDSIVSWSANNNSFIVWDPPQFAKDLLPKNFKHNNFSSFVRQLNTYGFRKVDPDKWEFANEGFLRGQKHLLKTITRRKPAHGHGPQQSQHSIGQNSSVSSCVEVGKFGLKEEVERLKRDKNVLMQELVRLRQQQQSTDNQLQTMVQRLQGMENRQQQLMSFLAKAVQSPHFLSQFLQQQNQQNEGSRRISDTSKKRRFKRDGIVSNNKDSASPDGQIVKYQPPMHEQAKAMFSQLMKMEPYKAGDDGFLLGNGTSTTTSTEGTEMEISANNITGISLHEMPIASEIQSSSSPSGATPENVTVAEFPTPDEAIPSPDDLSLPEFADMLQENIAEVPPENFLETNMEDLSPILDSDLFNNDDLPFDIDDILRDPDLEPTVDDYASLFQDILMSSPVPDDMEVTPVDVTTKDGETEQKQMDNLTQQMGLLSPETIDLSRQNP